The Leptospiraceae bacterium genome includes a region encoding these proteins:
- the msrA gene encoding peptide-methionine (S)-S-oxide reductase MsrA, protein MATAIFAGGCFWCMEPPFEKAEGVKEVISGYTGGQKENPTYEEVSSGTTGHVEAIQVIYNPKKISYMQLLDIFWRQIDPTDLDGQFVDRGKQYRSAIFFSSKEEQLLAEKSKSNLEKSKRFQKPIITEIISAGKFFPAEEYHQDYYKKNPVRYKYYRHGSGRDQFLKKFWINES, encoded by the coding sequence ATGGCTACGGCTATTTTTGCTGGTGGGTGTTTTTGGTGTATGGAGCCTCCCTTTGAGAAAGCGGAAGGTGTAAAGGAAGTGATTAGCGGGTATACAGGTGGTCAAAAGGAAAATCCAACCTATGAAGAAGTTAGCTCTGGTACAACTGGTCATGTAGAGGCAATACAAGTTATCTACAACCCTAAAAAAATTTCCTATATGCAACTACTAGATATTTTTTGGCGACAAATTGATCCAACAGACTTAGACGGACAATTTGTTGATAGAGGCAAACAATATAGAAGTGCCATATTCTTTTCCTCCAAAGAAGAACAGTTATTGGCAGAGAAATCAAAATCTAACTTAGAAAAATCAAAACGTTTTCAGAAACCGATTATTACTGAAATAATATCTGCAGGGAAATTCTTTCCAGCGGAGGAATACCACCAAGACTATTACAAAAAAAATCCAGTACGCTATAAATACTACAGACATGGATCTGGAAGAGATCAATTCTTGAAAAAGTTTTGGATAAACGAATCTTAA
- a CDS encoding NAD-dependent epimerase/dehydratase family protein: MKFKAVIIGGSGAVGSNVLNALFQSESCQSVISLGRKEIDTSKFTGNFSKCKQSIVNFDNLAANQDLFQGIDVAFCTLGVGQPSKVSKEEFWKVDVEYASSFAKLCAQSGVKYFNLLSSADANPDSKVHYLKAKGILQDRIINLGFKGTFLFQPSLLVTDEPRYGILQNLTQLTFPLISNFLPNRYHEIHVKDLGKAMFKRSEMALINKEVAVIEFLTYIDFVTLLK; this comes from the coding sequence ATGAAGTTCAAAGCAGTAATTATTGGTGGCTCAGGAGCAGTAGGCTCAAATGTACTGAATGCGCTATTCCAATCAGAATCCTGTCAATCCGTTATTTCTTTGGGAAGAAAAGAGATCGACACTTCCAAATTTACCGGAAATTTTTCAAAATGCAAACAATCAATCGTAAACTTTGATAACTTAGCGGCTAATCAAGATTTGTTTCAAGGAATTGATGTTGCCTTCTGCACTCTTGGAGTAGGACAACCGAGTAAAGTTTCAAAAGAAGAATTTTGGAAGGTAGATGTAGAATATGCAAGTTCCTTTGCAAAGTTATGTGCTCAATCTGGAGTAAAGTATTTCAATCTACTAAGTTCTGCCGATGCAAATCCAGATTCTAAAGTACACTATCTCAAAGCAAAAGGAATTTTACAAGATAGGATTATTAACTTAGGATTTAAAGGTACTTTTTTATTTCAACCATCTCTATTAGTTACTGACGAGCCTAGATATGGAATCCTACAAAATTTAACGCAACTAACGTTTCCCCTTATTTCTAACTTTCTACCAAATCGGTATCACGAAATTCATGTAAAAGATCTAGGAAAAGCAATGTTTAAACGTAGCGAAATGGCTTTGATAAATAAAGAAGTAGCCGTAATTGAATTTTTAACCTATATAGATTTTGTAACTTTACTAAAATAG
- a CDS encoding MinD/ParA family protein: protein MEPEETAAEEKVETSKYTGFSEGSSEKIIAISSGKGGVGKTVFAVNLAIALAKAGKKILIIDGDLGLGNVNVLLGFHPKFNLYHVMKGHRSIRDIVYHTPEGVDVIPGANGYTQFTNLDDNSRKSLIDSFSVLDTYDYILIDTGAGIGQNVISFSMYANEVMLVITPDPTSITDAFGLVKSLITLDKNKKISFIVNRIKNEQEGNKVVKRITEISKKFLGMEPKNLGFLYFDEEIEKSVRKQRPFLFTAPTSKAAENLYQIMGTVANIPIDPYQTKPKMVAYFKKFLNALIPNT from the coding sequence ATGGAACCCGAAGAAACTGCCGCTGAAGAAAAAGTTGAAACTTCTAAATACACAGGTTTTTCTGAAGGTTCTTCTGAAAAAATTATAGCTATTTCTTCGGGTAAAGGTGGCGTCGGTAAAACCGTTTTTGCCGTTAATTTGGCTATAGCACTCGCTAAAGCTGGAAAAAAAATCCTCATCATAGATGGGGACTTAGGTCTTGGAAACGTAAACGTTTTACTAGGTTTTCATCCTAAGTTTAATCTTTATCATGTCATGAAGGGTCATCGTTCGATTAGGGACATAGTCTATCATACCCCCGAAGGTGTAGATGTTATTCCTGGTGCAAACGGTTATACTCAGTTTACCAATTTGGATGATAATAGTCGTAAGAGTTTAATTGATAGTTTTTCTGTATTGGATACTTATGATTATATCTTAATTGATACGGGAGCAGGAATTGGGCAAAATGTTATTAGTTTTTCTATGTACGCAAATGAAGTAATGCTTGTGATTACTCCAGACCCAACCTCTATTACAGATGCATTTGGACTTGTAAAATCTCTAATAACTCTCGATAAGAATAAAAAAATTAGTTTTATTGTAAATCGAATTAAGAATGAGCAAGAAGGAAATAAAGTAGTAAAGAGAATTACTGAAATTAGTAAAAAATTTTTAGGTATGGAACCAAAAAATTTAGGATTTCTTTATTTTGATGAAGAAATAGAAAAAAGCGTTCGAAAACAAAGACCATTTTTATTCACAGCCCCAACTAGCAAAGCTGCCGAAAATTTATATCAGATAATGGGTACCGTTGCAAATATTCCGATAGATCCCTATCAGACCAAACCAAAAATGGTGGCATACTTTAAAAAATTTCTAAATGCACTTATTCCCAATACCTAG
- the whiG gene encoding RNA polymerase sigma factor WhiG, with product MSRLLDKYNQFDETSLWKDYRVSKNSEIRAYLVEKYSPLVKHVAGRVAIGMPQNVEFDDLVSYGVFGLLDAIEKFDPAREIKFKTYAMTRIRGSIFDELRSVDWIPRSIRQKAKQLEQIIGMLENKEGQTVEDELIAKELGVSVDELATLLTKISGTSLVSLNDIWFLGDENDEVSFMETLESPANMNPDVIIEKEEIKNVIVEAIKTLPEKEKKVIVLYYYEDLTLKEIGEVLEVTESRISQLHTKAVMRLRSKLGKVKSVVTKK from the coding sequence ATGTCTAGGCTGCTTGACAAATACAATCAATTTGACGAAACCTCTTTATGGAAAGACTACAGAGTCTCCAAAAATTCAGAGATCAGAGCTTACCTCGTTGAAAAATATTCCCCGCTCGTAAAACACGTTGCTGGGCGTGTTGCTATAGGTATGCCTCAAAACGTTGAATTTGATGACTTAGTTAGTTACGGCGTTTTCGGACTGTTAGACGCTATCGAAAAGTTTGATCCTGCTCGCGAAATTAAATTTAAAACTTACGCAATGACACGTATTCGGGGAAGTATTTTTGATGAATTACGTTCAGTGGATTGGATTCCTCGTTCTATTCGCCAGAAAGCAAAACAACTAGAACAAATTATCGGAATGCTCGAAAACAAAGAAGGGCAAACTGTTGAAGATGAATTAATTGCAAAGGAACTAGGGGTATCGGTTGATGAGCTTGCTACTTTACTTACCAAGATCAGCGGCACATCGTTAGTATCCTTAAATGATATTTGGTTTTTAGGTGATGAGAATGATGAGGTTTCCTTTATGGAGACTTTAGAATCACCTGCAAATATGAATCCAGATGTAATCATCGAAAAAGAAGAAATAAAAAATGTAATTGTGGAAGCAATAAAAACACTTCCCGAGAAAGAGAAAAAAGTTATCGTTCTTTATTATTATGAAGATCTCACCCTCAAAGAAATCGGAGAAGTACTGGAAGTAACCGAATCTCGAATTTCTCAACTCCACACTAAGGCCGTTATGCGCCTTCGCAGTAAACTTGGCAAAGTTAAGTCTGTAGTTACTAAGAAGTAA
- the fliR gene encoding flagellar biosynthetic protein FliR, whose translation MESFVYNFQSFMMMFARIMGLFSLAPVYSSEAISFQVRVMLAFLLSLILFPVTAGYLHKVPPGMGEYALIIISEVLIGVLIGFIVSIIFAGFQMAGEFFSVQMGFGYTEVLDPVSQSSLPVISTLKNLMGILIFLTVGAHRTLLESIAYSFQKIQLLSFTKEVNLGVLKSFEYAIGAMFIVAFKISLPVLGILILVTIAEAIMGKAAPQMNIMQLSFPAKIFVGLFVLIITIPFIDKQMEASFTLTFDRLNSLMSEWPKR comes from the coding sequence ATAGAATCTTTTGTATATAACTTCCAATCTTTTATGATGATGTTCGCAAGAATTATGGGATTATTTAGTTTAGCCCCTGTGTATTCTTCCGAAGCAATTTCATTCCAGGTTAGAGTTATGCTTGCATTTTTACTTTCCTTGATATTATTTCCAGTTACCGCAGGTTACTTACATAAGGTTCCTCCGGGTATGGGTGAGTATGCGCTTATTATAATTTCTGAAGTATTAATTGGAGTTCTGATTGGTTTTATAGTTAGTATTATATTTGCTGGGTTTCAAATGGCGGGAGAATTTTTTAGCGTTCAAATGGGATTTGGATATACGGAAGTATTAGATCCAGTGAGCCAAAGTTCTCTTCCCGTTATTAGTACTCTAAAAAACTTAATGGGTATACTAATATTTTTAACGGTAGGTGCACATCGTACTCTGTTGGAAAGTATAGCTTATTCTTTTCAGAAAATTCAACTTCTTAGTTTTACTAAGGAAGTAAATTTAGGAGTCCTAAAAAGTTTTGAATATGCAATAGGCGCAATGTTTATCGTAGCTTTTAAAATTTCGTTACCTGTACTTGGGATTTTAATTTTAGTTACAATCGCCGAAGCCATTATGGGGAAAGCGGCTCCGCAAATGAATATTATGCAACTTAGTTTTCCTGCAAAAATTTTCGTAGGATTATTTGTTCTAATTATTACAATTCCTTTCATAGATAAACAAATGGAAGCAAGTTTTACTCTTACCTTTGATCGATTAAATTCTCTTATGAGCGAGTGGCCTAAACGATGA
- the flhA gene encoding flagellar biosynthesis protein FlhA has product MKEKKWYNQSDVVMGVGVIAIVAMLIIPLPGFILDLLIVVSLAVSLIILLTSLSTKEPSDFSIFPNLLLITTLFRLALNVSTTRQILSQGAGFNSHIIEAFGTFVVGGGTGLGKYVVGFIIFLILTIVQILVITKGATRISEVAARFTLDALPGKQMAIDTELSSGNINEEEAKKRRKKIQREVDFYGAMDGASKFVQGDVRAGLIITAINLLGGVIIGVSIRGESFVSAIETYGKFTIGDGLVSQIPSLLSTTATGMIVTRAGSESELAEEFKMQLFNNPKTLYVVSASLGLAALIPGLPFFSLIVFALSFAYLAYSIDRNAKESLAAIEKKAGEGKVDKKPDYYKELRTDPIEVELGLNLVPLVDTNQGGVLLDQISNLRRRFAIDTGLVIPAVRILDNLELDQDSYAIKIHGVVVGESKIRPDKLMALDNAKKVTEPVRGEEFIEPTFGYKAKWIDANDKIDAENKGYTVVDSSTVIVTHLKELISNHAATILGREEVKSLLEHQKSTHPTLVSELEDKKVGIGLIQQVLQNLLKEGLGIRNLSTILESIANNVSRNSDPFFLSENVRQAISKQIIIDYLSGDGKLHVVTLDPRVTDRLSKGIVIDPIEGSLISIPPDYYNKLIEASAREYNRCHSEGKFPIFVVSRPIRLPFSYMLAKEFPPRNFAVLAIEEIQSSTKTVMDSVINVQSTEGTRVAATRN; this is encoded by the coding sequence ATGAAAGAAAAAAAATGGTACAACCAGTCAGATGTGGTGATGGGGGTAGGTGTAATCGCAATTGTTGCGATGTTAATTATACCTCTTCCTGGATTTATATTAGATTTATTAATCGTAGTGAGTCTTGCGGTTTCTCTTATTATTCTGCTCACATCTCTTTCTACAAAAGAACCGTCAGATTTTTCCATATTTCCGAATTTACTTTTAATTACTACATTGTTTCGTCTTGCACTTAACGTCTCTACTACTAGGCAAATTCTTTCGCAAGGTGCAGGATTTAATAGTCATATTATCGAAGCATTTGGTACCTTCGTGGTAGGTGGTGGGACTGGATTAGGTAAATATGTTGTAGGTTTTATTATCTTTTTGATTTTAACTATCGTGCAAATTTTAGTTATTACAAAGGGTGCAACTCGTATTTCGGAAGTGGCTGCAAGGTTTACTTTGGATGCGTTACCCGGTAAACAGATGGCGATTGATACTGAATTATCGAGTGGAAATATAAATGAAGAAGAAGCTAAAAAGAGAAGAAAAAAAATTCAACGCGAAGTTGATTTTTATGGAGCAATGGATGGAGCCAGTAAGTTTGTGCAAGGAGATGTTCGGGCAGGCTTAATTATAACTGCTATTAATCTTTTGGGAGGAGTAATTATCGGTGTTTCAATTCGTGGAGAAAGTTTTGTTTCTGCTATTGAAACGTATGGTAAGTTTACTATTGGGGATGGTCTTGTTTCTCAAATTCCAAGTTTACTTTCTACAACTGCAACTGGTATGATTGTTACACGCGCTGGGTCTGAATCTGAACTTGCGGAAGAATTCAAAATGCAATTGTTTAATAATCCTAAAACGTTGTATGTAGTTTCGGCGAGTTTAGGACTTGCAGCTTTAATTCCAGGTCTGCCATTTTTCTCATTGATAGTATTTGCTTTGAGTTTTGCTTATCTTGCCTATTCAATTGATCGAAACGCAAAAGAGTCATTAGCTGCTATTGAGAAAAAAGCAGGTGAAGGGAAAGTTGATAAAAAACCTGATTATTACAAAGAATTACGAACTGATCCAATTGAAGTAGAACTTGGATTAAATTTAGTTCCACTTGTAGACACAAATCAAGGTGGTGTTTTATTAGATCAAATTTCCAATTTAAGAAGACGGTTTGCTATAGATACGGGTCTTGTAATTCCTGCTGTAAGAATTTTAGATAACTTGGAGTTAGATCAAGATTCTTATGCAATCAAAATTCATGGTGTAGTTGTTGGAGAAAGTAAAATTCGTCCCGATAAACTAATGGCATTGGACAATGCAAAAAAAGTGACTGAACCTGTTAGAGGGGAGGAGTTCATAGAGCCTACATTTGGTTACAAAGCTAAATGGATTGACGCGAATGATAAAATTGATGCGGAAAACAAAGGTTATACGGTAGTCGATTCTTCTACAGTGATTGTAACTCATCTTAAGGAATTGATATCCAATCACGCAGCAACTATTCTTGGAAGGGAAGAAGTTAAGAGCCTTTTGGAGCACCAAAAATCTACTCACCCAACTTTGGTTTCAGAGTTGGAAGACAAAAAAGTTGGAATTGGGCTGATTCAGCAAGTTTTACAAAACTTACTCAAAGAAGGTTTAGGTATTCGAAATCTAAGTACTATATTGGAATCGATTGCAAATAACGTAAGTAGAAATTCAGATCCATTTTTTCTTTCTGAAAATGTCCGTCAGGCGATTTCTAAACAAATTATCATTGATTATCTTAGTGGAGACGGAAAGTTGCATGTCGTTACTCTTGATCCAAGGGTTACGGATCGTTTAAGTAAAGGTATAGTTATTGATCCAATCGAAGGAAGTTTAATTTCTATTCCACCGGATTATTATAACAAATTAATAGAAGCTTCTGCCCGTGAATACAATCGTTGCCATAGTGAAGGAAAATTCCCGATTTTTGTAGTGAGTAGACCTATTCGTTTACCATTCTCTTATATGTTAGCAAAAGAATTTCCGCCAAGAAATTTTGCTGTACTTGCTATTGAGGAAATACAATCATCGACAAAGACGGTGATGGATTCAGTAATAAATGTTCAGTCAACAGAAGGCACTAGAGTAGCTGCAACTCGTAATTAA
- the flhB gene encoding flagellar type III secretion system protein FlhB gives MKTFKDCHRCTRINTDEFELKIGESYIHYQPLCLCAGVYGEPVESIASNYRIDLQLFAAEDEGRTEEGSERRRREEQDKGNVPKSTELPAALVLVASVIALYLLGNYIFVRTFVLFKKYFQDFALRTEFSTEEFGILLKSAASDIASLLLPILAVTFLAAVVGNVVQVGFMFSPGAVGFNFNKIVPKFGKVLPTKNTMYNLIKSIGKIIIIGWVSYVIISMDFLPILLTGDMALKGALRLLAISSVKIFLVIGIILFTLSIYDYFYQKAEFEDSIKMTPSEAKQEMKESEGDRSLLNRRRQMVRDFVRRGMLQRVPKADVIIVNPTHYSIAMVYDPKIHTAPVVTAKGIDELALMIRRLAKKHGIPIIEDRIQARLLYDEVEVDEEIPSKFFRAVSIIISRLDKFRRVA, from the coding sequence ATGAAGACTTTTAAAGATTGCCACCGATGCACACGGATTAACACCGATGAATTTGAGCTAAAAATAGGAGAATCTTATATTCATTATCAACCTCTATGTCTTTGTGCTGGAGTTTATGGTGAGCCCGTTGAATCCATAGCAAGCAATTATCGTATAGACTTACAGTTATTTGCCGCTGAGGACGAAGGTAGAACTGAAGAAGGTAGTGAAAGACGTAGAAGGGAAGAGCAGGATAAAGGAAATGTTCCTAAATCAACTGAACTTCCGGCAGCTCTCGTATTAGTCGCCTCAGTTATTGCATTGTATTTACTAGGAAATTATATATTTGTTCGTACTTTCGTATTATTCAAAAAATACTTTCAAGATTTTGCACTTAGAACAGAATTTAGTACGGAAGAATTTGGAATACTTTTAAAATCTGCTGCATCGGACATTGCCTCTTTACTGCTACCAATATTGGCAGTTACTTTTTTAGCGGCCGTTGTGGGGAATGTTGTTCAAGTTGGATTTATGTTTTCGCCAGGTGCGGTCGGTTTTAATTTTAATAAAATAGTACCAAAATTTGGAAAAGTTTTACCTACAAAAAATACAATGTACAACCTTATAAAATCAATTGGTAAAATTATAATTATTGGTTGGGTAAGTTATGTTATTATTTCTATGGATTTCCTTCCAATTTTATTGACTGGAGATATGGCATTGAAAGGCGCTTTACGACTGTTAGCCATTTCTTCTGTAAAAATATTTTTAGTGATTGGGATAATTTTATTTACCCTCAGTATTTATGATTATTTTTATCAAAAAGCTGAATTTGAAGATTCAATCAAAATGACTCCGTCTGAAGCCAAACAAGAAATGAAAGAAAGTGAAGGGGACAGATCTCTCCTAAATAGACGAAGACAAATGGTTCGTGATTTTGTGAGAAGAGGGATGTTGCAAAGAGTTCCGAAGGCGGATGTGATTATCGTAAACCCTACTCATTATTCAATCGCCATGGTTTATGATCCCAAAATTCATACAGCTCCAGTAGTCACTGCGAAAGGTATTGATGAGTTAGCCCTCATGATTCGTCGCCTCGCAAAAAAACATGGAATACCGATTATAGAAGATAGAATACAAGCAAGATTATTATATGATGAAGTAGAAGTAGATGAAGAAATTCCTTCGAAATTTTTTCGAGCAGTTTCTATTATTATTTCTAGACTGGATAAATTTAGGAGAGTCGCTTAA
- a CDS encoding ferritin-like domain-containing protein: MTTILDITDMASRNVKVAWDLFPSAFSGYLMQEGKRPQIDIKSNHGIHYDWKYDNYGNPEFQKLYIKAKKGQWDSDDLAWGTSVDPSNFELPIFPEKLQPMYGTDMYRKLDRKKQGEMLHSTISWLLSQFLHGEQGALYAAAMTVEATPWMGAKYYGSTQVMDEARHVEVFSKYIDTKLNKLYHINDNLFVVIHALTNTGDWDLKFLGMQIMIEGLALGAFGMIYKFTKEPLLKELLKQVISDESRHVHYGVEALRDYYTKECPEHVRRDREDWAYEVSIMLRNRFMFTEFHEEYFAHSISKENWIRMVLESDIMSEFRRSLFSRLIPNLKAIGLLSDRIKPKYEALGLLRYQDGKAADQISLAELLS; the protein is encoded by the coding sequence ATGACAACAATATTAGATATAACAGACATGGCAAGCAGAAACGTAAAGGTTGCGTGGGATTTATTTCCTTCTGCCTTTTCCGGATATTTGATGCAGGAAGGAAAACGTCCGCAAATTGATATTAAATCAAATCACGGGATTCATTACGATTGGAAATATGACAATTACGGAAATCCAGAATTTCAAAAACTTTATATAAAAGCTAAGAAAGGTCAGTGGGATTCAGATGATTTGGCTTGGGGTACAAGCGTTGATCCTTCTAACTTTGAGTTACCTATTTTCCCTGAAAAATTACAACCGATGTATGGTACAGATATGTATCGAAAATTAGACAGGAAAAAACAAGGAGAAATGCTTCATTCTACAATCTCTTGGTTATTGTCACAATTTCTGCATGGAGAACAAGGTGCGTTATACGCAGCAGCTATGACAGTAGAGGCGACTCCATGGATGGGAGCTAAGTATTATGGATCCACACAAGTAATGGATGAGGCTCGTCATGTGGAAGTATTTTCGAAATATATAGATACAAAGTTAAATAAACTCTACCACATAAATGATAATCTATTCGTTGTTATCCACGCACTTACAAATACTGGGGATTGGGATTTGAAGTTTTTAGGAATGCAAATAATGATTGAAGGTCTTGCTCTTGGGGCTTTCGGAATGATTTATAAATTCACAAAAGAACCCTTGCTTAAAGAGTTACTTAAACAGGTAATTTCAGATGAATCTCGCCATGTGCATTACGGTGTAGAGGCGCTTAGAGACTACTATACCAAAGAATGTCCAGAACATGTTCGTAGGGATAGAGAAGATTGGGCATATGAAGTGAGCATAATGCTCAGAAACCGCTTTATGTTTACGGAATTTCATGAAGAGTACTTTGCCCATTCAATTTCCAAAGAGAATTGGATTCGAATGGTATTAGAATCTGATATTATGTCAGAGTTTAGGCGTTCTTTGTTTTCAAGATTAATTCCTAACTTAAAAGCAATCGGACTTTTGAGTGATCGTATTAAACCAAAATACGAAGCTTTAGGTCTTTTGCGTTACCAAGACGGAAAAGCCGCTGATCAAATTTCTCTAGCGGAATTGCTTTCGTAG
- the flhF gene encoding flagellar biosynthesis protein FlhF, whose product MDFVKIKGKDIQDCFMQMKMKYGPEAHVYNQRVVVEGGLMGTKLMSKKFYEIEIGIPEQQTSKDRVEKKLQDLKELLRQKSDDDTRKKSLHDLKPIVTEERAFAGIRPIEKDEPNLTTEMSSVINRNNLGLSIKDEIGKKENAKSITTGTDSSYLKRLKDRLISEGMTNDYLQDLISKTDKHLSVVDKEKPSAVNEKFAEIIEDRISIDSDLFSGTGRGKRKVIFFVGPTGSGKTTTIAKLAAKYFLHMGRMVSLYTTDNYKIAAVEQLKRYADTMDIPFYAVKDVKRLQEQLLRDGSELILVDTPGYNHKNQDFLNKIKQYRDAFGDKDQIENILVIPATSSYSNLKSVIGAYESTGYKRLILTKIDEADYVSSVLELADISNKVFAYFSLGQEVPFDIISASKKSFSEIVVNPDKIKELKGDMVVSG is encoded by the coding sequence ATGGATTTTGTTAAGATTAAAGGAAAAGATATTCAAGATTGTTTCATGCAAATGAAAATGAAATATGGTCCGGAGGCACACGTTTATAACCAGAGAGTTGTTGTCGAAGGTGGGCTAATGGGGACTAAACTCATGTCTAAGAAGTTTTATGAAATTGAAATTGGAATTCCTGAACAACAAACTTCTAAAGATCGAGTAGAAAAAAAACTACAAGACTTAAAGGAACTTCTTAGACAAAAGTCGGATGACGACACTCGTAAAAAAAGTCTTCATGATCTAAAGCCTATAGTTACAGAAGAAAGAGCATTTGCAGGAATTCGTCCCATAGAGAAAGATGAACCGAATTTGACAACTGAAATGAGTTCGGTGATAAATCGAAATAACCTAGGTCTTTCTATCAAAGATGAGATTGGGAAAAAAGAAAATGCAAAATCTATAACTACTGGAACTGATTCTAGTTATCTAAAGAGACTGAAAGATCGTTTAATATCGGAAGGAATGACTAACGATTATTTACAAGATTTAATTTCGAAGACGGATAAACATTTATCTGTTGTAGATAAAGAAAAACCATCTGCGGTTAATGAAAAGTTTGCTGAAATTATAGAAGATCGTATAAGTATAGACTCTGATTTATTTTCAGGAACTGGCAGAGGAAAACGAAAAGTAATCTTTTTTGTTGGACCTACTGGGAGCGGGAAAACTACTACGATTGCTAAACTTGCTGCAAAGTATTTTTTACATATGGGTCGTATGGTTTCTCTTTATACAACGGATAACTATAAAATAGCCGCAGTTGAGCAATTGAAAAGATATGCGGATACTATGGATATTCCTTTCTATGCTGTTAAAGACGTTAAACGATTACAGGAACAATTATTAAGAGATGGGTCTGAATTAATACTAGTAGACACTCCCGGTTATAATCATAAAAATCAGGATTTTTTAAATAAAATAAAACAATACAGAGATGCATTTGGAGACAAGGATCAAATAGAAAATATTCTAGTAATTCCAGCAACTTCTTCTTACAGTAACTTAAAATCAGTTATCGGGGCATACGAATCTACAGGTTATAAGAGATTAATATTGACAAAAATAGATGAAGCTGATTATGTAAGTTCTGTACTAGAATTAGCCGATATTAGTAACAAAGTGTTTGCCTACTTTAGTTTAGGGCAAGAAGTACCTTTTGATATTATTTCAGCAAGTAAAAAGTCGTTTTCAGAAATTGTTGTAAACCCAGATAAAATAAAAGAATTAAAAGGAGATATGGTCGTTTCTGGCTAA
- a CDS encoding TetR/AcrR family transcriptional regulator codes for MPKVVNHELYREELLEKCFDLFARNGFQGVTMREIAKQLDVSTGTLYHYFPSKEEIFRQMIFQLSQKQVVYLTERFNRTKSFDERIQSLLQHISKNEIFFQNVLFLIIDYYRQNKLEDPEHFIRNIANYYRKSLGELIGFGDSTASGALFTFCLGLVVQSMIESDGSEKEKVFHLIKQMLDAFINSISTNVS; via the coding sequence ATGCCAAAAGTCGTAAACCATGAGCTGTATAGAGAAGAATTATTAGAAAAGTGTTTCGATCTATTCGCTAGGAATGGGTTTCAAGGGGTAACAATGCGGGAAATCGCGAAACAATTGGATGTTTCGACCGGAACTCTCTATCATTATTTTCCAAGTAAAGAGGAAATTTTCCGACAAATGATTTTCCAATTGAGCCAAAAACAAGTTGTTTATTTGACAGAGCGATTTAACCGCACGAAATCTTTTGATGAACGAATTCAATCGCTTCTACAGCATATTTCAAAAAATGAAATCTTTTTTCAGAATGTACTTTTTCTGATCATAGACTATTACAGGCAAAATAAACTAGAAGATCCCGAACATTTTATTCGCAACATAGCGAATTATTACCGTAAGTCGTTAGGTGAACTTATTGGATTTGGTGATTCAACTGCGAGCGGAGCATTGTTCACATTTTGTTTAGGATTAGTAGTTCAAAGTATGATTGAAAGTGATGGTTCGGAAAAGGAAAAGGTATTTCATTTAATCAAACAAATGTTAGATGCATTTATTAATTCTATATCAACTAACGTATCATAA